One Haliaeetus albicilla chromosome 20, bHalAlb1.1, whole genome shotgun sequence genomic window, GACTTACTCAACCATTTTGTACAGCCGAAAAATCTCACACAGAAccaaaaaggaaagcagcatttgGAAGTGTTGGGCGAAGAATTCCCTATCGGATTTTGCACGTAATCAACCAGGATGGAGAGAGCTTAGGAAATATGCACCGAGCAGAGGCACTCAAACTTATGGATCAACATGACCTGAAACTAGTTCTCCTTCGTGAGAATGCAGAACCTCCTGTATATAGACTAATGACTGGGCAGCAGATTCACGAAGAACAGCTTAAACGTGcggagaagaaaaaagcaagtcCAAAACCAGGTATGTACATTATTGACACTGCAACACTGAGCActttgaaaaatgctgcattAAAAGTGGTGTCAGCAGATGAAATCCTCTTACTTGCATCTGTGTAAATCCAAAGCAATGTCACTGCAGTCCACGCTATTAAGGCTTTGCAGtggtgaaaataaaattttggaTTAGTCTTCCACAGAGACGCCTTCTATTGCCTTCTCAGGATTTACTATTTTGGCATCTgctggcttttttaaaaaatctatttttatttaagtcaATATAACTAGAATGGTTCCACGAGACTCACTGAATTCCTGTTCTTTTACTAAGGCATAAGGTGACAGGCAGTTTTTACAAACTGAGCACCAGATACACCAATATAATTACATAATTTTGTCACCGGTAGTCATGAAACATTCTCTTCCTAGCttgctgctaggaagacaaaGTCTGGAGCCTTTTCTTGTACAGAGTAAGAGAACAAATTGTTCAATACTGAacacttttcagtgttttttaagtcagcctgctccagcagttTAACAAACTGAGTTTGGCAAAGAGGTTTTAGAAAAGGTGTCTGACCTTGTATCCTCTTTTCTTATCCTCAGGCTAACGAAGGTATCTGTGCTTGGGGTAGAGGTCTGATTTTAGAGGAGAGCACTATTGTAGTAGTGAGTTTTTCTGTTCAAGAAACTACAAAAAGATTATTCAAATGGTAACTTCTTTAGAGAATCTTTAAGGAGGAAGAGACCACAAGTTGTTCACATACATTACAAGGCATCATACTTCCAGTTGAATATTGCACTTCACTATTGAAGAAAATGGGCTCGAGTTGAAGAGCTATCCAACTTCAAAGCTTTTACTTCAGCTATACTATGTGCAGGATGTAGGAATTTGCGCAGCAAGTCTTTAATTCCACATCCAGTGCTTACCTGTTTATCTTTGTTAGACCTGCATTGTGGGTAGTATGAacaaaactaattaaaataaaaatacttgaagCCTTCTGACCCTGAAGAGGCTTCCCTGTGTGGGTCAAATATGCACTCAGTCTCCCAATTATGGCAGTGAGTGTGAGATACCAAATAGCCACCTTCTAAGGTGAGAGTGGTGCATGCTGAGACAATGAGACTGAGATGCTCTGTGTATGAGAAAGCAGCATGGGGGAAGGGAGCTGAGCAGACAAAGCACCATAAGCTGTTGAAAGACAGCAAGTAACACAGGTTTGTCAGATGTTAAGCCAACACAGTTTTAGTTCTGTTTTAAACAGGGGTGGTTCAGAAGGAGTTATCCTTTTCTTCAGCTATTGCCAAGAACGACTTAGAGACCAAGACTAAGCAGATAGCACAGTGGATTGAAAAGAAATACCATGTTAAGGTTACCATCCGGCAAGCAAAAGATAGCAATACAGACATGGTAAGTGGACTCCTGAAAGATGGACCAATCAATTTCATTAAATAGCTGTACTTGTATTAACTTTCCCTTATTCAGTACTGCCATGTTTTTTTCAATATATCATGTACTGCTAAAATAAGTGAAGGTCTAGGTCTAGGTCCCGTGAAAGTAACAGTTGCCCCACCTTAAGCTGCATCTCTTCAAACACTGCAGTTCTAGAAAAGTAGTCCCACAGAGACAATTCAAATACCATGCTTTCCTAAGAATGCAGTTATAATACTGGCTTTGACAGCAGGCTCTAAGCAGTTCCTACTCCTTTGCACCTTATTAACTGGGCTGGTGAAATTTTCCTGTCTGTGCCTTAAGCCAGCTCACTCACTGAAAAGTTtaacagtaaattaaaaaaattaaaaatctgcttATTTCAGCTGGATTATTTCAATAACCTAACTGTTCTTCTGAAGATGCGTTTTTGCAACAGTGCTAAGGTTAATTGTCCACTGTTGTTGTGAAAAACTACTGGAATGGTGTTCCAAGACTGGCAAAGTAAACATCTATAAAAATGTTAGGGAGCTGGTGGCAACTCACTAGTATAATTGCAGGGCCTTGAGACTTGTCTTCGTTGTCATTTGCACAAATGGCTTTTTTATAAAGATTCcatataagattttttttttctccttttaatgtGTATAGTGAATTAGGTTTCCTTCATGATTCTGTCTACTAAATTGCTGGAGAAAATTGTGATATCACTTCATCCAAAAGGAACAAAACTTTTTATAGGAAGTTGAATTCACAGCAAaagggcagcaggaggaagaactGGATAGGGGCGGGAGCAGAACATTTCATGACACAGTCCAGATTTAGGTTGtccttaaatttaaaagcttaATTATGAGCTTAAGAGTTCAGCTTGTTATATGAACACCACTGTATCATTCAGTTCAATACCACCACGTTCTGCTAACCTTAGAACAACACTGCCTCTTAAGAGGAAAGCCCCATTAATATGCCTGAATCTAGTGGAAGAGGAGGGTGGAGAGGAGTCAGATGCAGTCCACTTTCACAGACACCTTTAAACAGCAAAACGGGATGAATCAGGAATTCAGCCTAAGTGTTAGGAAATGGCTTAATCCCTCTGGTGACTTTCCTAAACCTGCTTGTGAGTAAAGAACAAATGGTTaggaaagaagcagctgaagtgCTCAAACCAGGACTAGCAACTAGCTCGTTTCAGCTAATAGCTAAACCACGAGCAGTAGATCATGTCATTACAGAACAGCCTGAAATATTCTTCTACATGTGTTTGTGTACTTAGtcctatttttctccttttcagttCATGCTTTTTGATCAGATTTTGGATACTGTGTCTGAGAAAGCCACTTATCTTTCCAAGCCAAAAGTTACTAGAGAAGGGGTGAGTACCTGTATTTTGAGACACATGTCTGACAAAGAGTTGAAAGCATACcagaagatggaaaaacagaaaaacagtacagtaaaaaaagatgaaaatgaagatCTGAAGTCAAATGAGTTGCATCAGTGACTTTATGAAGACGTGTAaacaatattgatttttttatttaaaaaaaaaaccacaaactcTAAACTTTTAATAAAGTTATTGTTGAGCTTTGCACGGGTCATTCGATAAAGAATGTTGTCTCAGTTAATCTTTACTGCAGAGTCAGAATTTCAACAGTTGGTATTTCATTTTCGATGGGCTTATCCACTGCCTTGCTTTCTGTCAGAACAGCATCCTTTCCTGGCTGCGTTTTAGGAGGAATGTAGCCGCTCAGACGAGAGGCTAAGCTCCTCTTAGGACGAGAACGCTTTGCCTGGCAGAAATAAATCCAGAATTAGCAACTTAATAGATCTATGGAATAAACACTACTAATGTGGTGGTGAAACAAGAAATCAATGAATAGGCCATCACTGCATTATTTAAAGGagcttcagaaataaagaatCTCCCAAATTAAGCAGATAGCTGGCCTGTTTTCCTGCTTGCAGTCACATTATAAAACATGTAATGTTTGTTTACCCTCCTCTGAAGTGACAGGGTATGGTTGAGAGGACTTTTTCAAGAGTATAACTTACTTTCAAGTTCATCTTCCTCTTTTCAGGATCATGTACAACTGCGTGCCTTGCTAGGCTCTGCTACAGTTACAAagggcagaggaaaaaacaaacaaacaaaaaaaccaaacaaaaggaCTTAGGTTTATAATTTCAGATTATGTGATTCAGATTAGAACAATGTAAAAAATACATACCTTCATTGCAAACACTCTTCCACAGCCTGGATAATCACAAGAGAATGGTTTTTTCTCCTCATGAAAAGAGAGGATATGGCTTTGAAGGTTAAATATGGTTGTGTAAGTTCTCCCACATCCTTCTCTCGGGCATTGGCAGACTTCC contains:
- the MTIF3 gene encoding translation initiation factor IF-3, mitochondrial isoform X3, which produces MTAFCVMKLLCQATRNENRYAKRFFGALLTQTPQKRVFSPFWMVAPDPDPRKSTVFGLTQPFCTAEKSHTEPKRKAAFGSVGRRIPYRILHVINQDGESLGNMHRAEALKLMDQHDLKLVLLRENAEPPVYRLMTGQQIHEEQLKRAEKKKASPKPGVVQKELSFSSAIAKNDLETKTKQIAQWIEKKYHVKVTIRQAKDSNTDMFMLFDQILDTVSEKATYLSKPKVTREGVSTCILRHMSDKELKAYQKMEKQKNSTVKKDENEDLKSNELHQ
- the MTIF3 gene encoding translation initiation factor IF-3, mitochondrial isoform X2; the protein is MTFGKLRKIHNLGMTAFCVMKLLCQATRNENRYAKRFFGALLTQTPQKRVFSPFWMVAPDPDPRKSTVFGLTQPFCTAEKSHTEPKRKAAFGSVGRRIPYRILHVINQDGESLGNMHRAEALKLMDQHDLKLVLLRENAEPPVYRLMTGQQIHEEQLKRAEKKKASPKPAIAKNDLETKTKQIAQWIEKKYHVKVTIRQAKDSNTDMFMLFDQILDTVSEKATYLSKPKVTREGVSTCILRHMSDKELKAYQKMEKQKNSTVKKDENEDLKSNELHQ
- the MTIF3 gene encoding translation initiation factor IF-3, mitochondrial isoform X1, whose product is MTFGKLRKIHNLGMTAFCVMKLLCQATRNENRYAKRFFGALLTQTPQKRVFSPFWMVAPDPDPRKSTVFGLTQPFCTAEKSHTEPKRKAAFGSVGRRIPYRILHVINQDGESLGNMHRAEALKLMDQHDLKLVLLRENAEPPVYRLMTGQQIHEEQLKRAEKKKASPKPGVVQKELSFSSAIAKNDLETKTKQIAQWIEKKYHVKVTIRQAKDSNTDMFMLFDQILDTVSEKATYLSKPKVTREGVSTCILRHMSDKELKAYQKMEKQKNSTVKKDENEDLKSNELHQ